The Stutzerimonas stutzeri genome segment TAGCGCCGACGTTCCCAGCGGCCAAGCGTCAACCGGGCTCGCCAATACAGGCGCCGCTAATTCCCAGGGCATAATTGGCAAACAGGGTCTGGATCATCTCTAGGCTAGGCATTGGCGGGCTCCTCAGCTGTTGAAAACAAGCCTAGTCGCTGATCGGTGTTCTGCCTTATCGGTTTTAATCATCGCCTCGATAGTTGTCGCTACTTATCCCCTAAGGTTGTGCAAGGTTCTGTGGATAACCTCTTCGCGGTTTTCTCGAGCCGGCATGTCCATTGGCGTTGCTAGAGCTGATCATTAACTGATCAATCATCCCGCATCATGTCGTAAGTGATTGTAGAACCGGTTTTTTTGTCTAACGGCAACGAGGCGATCCGAGTTTTGAGGGCGCGCCAAGGTTGTCCAGCATTACTGTGGGGCGCTCTGTGGATAAGGTGGGGAAACGAGGCGCCAGGCCGCTGCCCGCCTGGCTTGTGGAAAGTCGGTTAAAAAACGATCAGACACTGTGGAGCGTTGAAGAAGGCACCCCCAACGCCCCGAGCTGATGAGTGCCGTTACGGGGCTTCTTGTCAGTCTTCTGCGCTGACCAGGCCCTTGCGCAATGCATAGAGGACCAGCGACGGTACGTCGTGCAAGTTCAGGCGATCCATGATCTGTGCCCGATGCGCATCGACCGTTTTCACGCTCAGACCCAGCCCATTGGCGATCTCGCGTGTCGAAACGCCGCGCACGATCAGCCGCAAGATCTCCAGCTGCCGCGGCGTCAAGGCGGGCGCAGCGGGCTGAGGGCGCTGGCCGCCTTCGATCACCGCCGACTGGATCACCGTCTGCGCGATGCCCGGGCTCAGGTACGACTCGTTGCGCGACAGCGCGCCCAATGCCAGCTCCAGCTCCTGCGCCGCGGCGTCCTTGAGCAAGTAACCGCTGGCGCCCAGGCGCAGCGCTTGCAGCACGTAGTCCGCCGTGGTGTGCATCGACAGGATCAGAATCTGAACGTTGGGAAACTCCATACGCCATTGGCGCAGGGCGTCCAGTCCACTCATATGCTTCATGCTGATATCCAGCAGCAGGATGTCCGGCTCGAGCCGAGACAGAATCCCGTGTACCTCGCTTCCGTCGGCCCCTTCGGCGACGACTTCGTAACCCGGCTGGTCCTGTACCAGCGCCCGTAGGCCTGCCCTGACCAGTCCATGATCGTCGATCAGTGCTACCCGTTTCATGCGTGTACTCCGTTGCGCGGGGTGCGGTCTGCGATCGGCAGGTTCACCGATACCCGCGTGCCAACCCCGCTGAGGCTTGCTATGTGCAGGTCTCCGCTCAGTGCGGCGACGCGTTCTTCCATGCTGGTCAGCCCCAGACTTTCGGCGCGCGCGCGTGCCGCTTTGCAATCGAAGCCTACGCCATCGTCAACCACTTCGACCCGCAAGGCGTTCTCGGTACGGTGGATGCACACATCCACGCAGCTGGCGCGGGCGTGACGCGCGACGTTGTTGACCGCTTCCTGGACGATACGGAACGCGACCAATGCAATGTCCGGGGAAAGGTCGACCGTTTCGCCGTCGAACTTAAGCGACCAGCGGGTATGCGCGGCTTCGAGAAATCGCGACAGATGCCAGTGCACCGCCGCCTGCAGGCCCAGTGTCTCCAGTTGCAGGGGATGCAGGGCGAGTGACAGGCTGCGTACCTTGTGGAGCGCTTCGTCGGCGGCATCACTCAGGTGTGAGACCCGCGCAGCCAGTGCCGGTTCGTGCGCCAGCGAAGTGCCCAGGCGCTGCAGGTGCAGCTTGAGACCGGTGAGCTGCTGGCCGATGTCGTCGTGCAGGTCACGTGCGAGCTGACGGCGCTGGCTCTCCTGGACTTCCATCAGGCGCTGCGACAGATGCTGCAGGCGCAGATTGGCCTGCTCCAGTTCGGCGCGCATTCGTTCCGACTCGCTGATGTCGCGTAGCAGAAGCAGGACATCATGGTGCCCGTCGTTCTCCAGCAGCAGCTCGCTCACCTCGGCCTGGAACGGGCTGCCGTCCGAGCGCAGCAGGGTGACATGGCGAAAGCACACCGGATCGATCACGCCGCATTGCAGCCGGCTGAGCCGCTCGGCTTCGAGCGGTCGCTGCTGCGCCATGATGTAACGGTCCAGGTTGCCGGCTGCAGGCGATGCCTGGTGCGACGGATTGAACAGCTGCTCCGCCGCGGCGTTGCGGTAGCGGATCTGCCCGTTGCGGATGATCACCACGCCGTCCGGAAGGCTGGCGACCATCCGTTCATAGATGCGTGGCGGGTAGGCGCTCGCCTGGTCGACATCCGAGGCCAGGGAACGCTGCGATGAATGGCTGACGTCTGCCAATGCCAACCCACCCGTAGCAGGTTGCTCGTTCAGCGCCGAGCGCGCGATGGCATGGCCTGCCAGCCACATGACGGTGGTCGAGAGCACTAGCACGATCAGCAGCGACCAGGAGCTCGCGGCCGGCAGCCGTGCGCTGAGCCAGATCCCGCCCAGCACGACGAGTCCCGCATGCAAGGCGGCCATGGACCACGGCATCCAGCGCAATAGCTGGCGTGATCGGCCCAGTCGATCGATGTCTGAAACACGCTCCGTCATCTAGGAACCGGTACCTGCGGTCGAGGCGTGCCGCTGTGTGCGGCCCTGCCAGGGGTGACTGTTTACTGCGCGAGCGCTGTATAGAGCCTAGTCCGCCTATCGCGCCGATACCTCGCAGCCCGATGGGTGACGCGGGGCAGCCGTGCTGAAGGCCGGCAGCGGAGACGAAAACTTTAGGGCTTCTTCACCCTAGGACACCCTAGGGCCGCCTAGGGTTTTGCCTGATACCGCGATCCGTGTCGGCTCTCTATCGTGCCGGCCATTCGACTCTGCGCCCTGAGGCCATACCGTGTTCGCCTACCCTGCACTTTGGATTGGAATTGCCACCGGGCTCGCTGGCCTGGCCATCGGCTCGCCCTGGATCGTCGGCGCGGGCAGCGCCATTTGCGTGGCCAGCGCGGTTGCGCTCAGGCCGCGCGCCGCGCGTGCGCTGGCCGGCCCTGAGCCCATGACTGCGCCAACGGTTGCCGTCCCGGCGGTCGAACCCCTGCTCAGCGCCGTGTTGCCAACCTGGGACAAGAACCTGGGTCAGGTTCGCGACATCCAGCAAACCAGCGTGCGCCAGCTGTTCGAACATTTCGCCGGACTTTCGGATCGACTCAGCCAGACGCTGAGCAACTCCGACAATGTGATCGGCGGCGATGGCATGACCAGCAGCCTGCGTCAGGCGCAGAACCGCTTGAACGAAGTGACGTCGGCGTTTCACGCCGCCAGCGGTCGCAAGGCCGAGCTGCTGGGCACCATCTCCGACCTCAACAGCTACGCCAGCGAACTGCAGTCCATGGCCAAGCACGTCCAGGACATTGCCAGCCAGACCAACCTGCTCGCACTCAATGCCGCTATCGAAGCGGCCCGTGCCGGCGACTACGGCCGTGGTTTCTCGGTGGTCGCTGACGAGGTGCGCAAGCTGTCCACCCTGTCGGCCGAGACCGGCCAGCGGATGGGCAACAAGGTCAGCGAGATCAACCAGGCGATCCGCGCCACCGTGACCGCCGCCGACGAGCTGACCACCAGCGAGCGCGACAACCTCAGCTACCTCGACAGCGTCGCCGGTGACGTCATGCAAGGCCTGGGGCAGAGCCTCAACGAGCTTTCGGTCACCTCGCTGCAGCTGCAGCAGGAGACCCGTGTCACCCGCGCGACCATCGAGGAGATCGTCGTTCACCTGCAGTTCCAGGACCGCACCGACCAGATGCTCGATCACCTGCAACACGACATGCAGCGGCTCGACCAGGCCGTGCGTGCCGGCGACGACCGGGTGAACGACCCGCAGCGTTGGCTGCGCGAGCTGCACCAGCACTTCACCACCGACGAGGAGCGTCACGGCAAGGCCCGTAGCAAGAGCTCCGGCGACGACGTGACCTTTTTCTGATTCAACACTCGATTCAACCAGGAGCAACACATGGCCAAGACCATTCTCATCGTCGACGACTCGCTCTCCATGCGCCAGTTGGTGAAGATGACCCTCACCGGTGCGGGCCACCAGGTGATCGAAGCCGTCGATGGCAAGGACGCGCTGACCAAGCTCAACGGGCAGAAGATCAACCTGATCATCAGCGACGTGAACATGCCCAACCTCGATGGCATCGGCCTGGTCAAGGCGGTCAAGGCCAACGCGGCCTACCGCTTCACGCCCATCGTCATGCTCACCACCGAAAGCGAGCAGGGCAAGAAGGCAGAAGGCCAGGCCGCGGGCGCCAAGGCCTGGATCGTCAAGCCGTTCCAGCCGCAGCAACTGCTGACCGCTGTCGACAAGCTGGTCGGCTGACATGCTCGAAATCAACTACGACCGCAGCGTTGAGCCAGCCCGGCTTCGACTGTCCGGCAGCCTGACCATCTACGAGGTGGGCGAGGCGCACACGACCTTGCTCGGCATGCTGGGCAAGACCGATGCGAGCCCCTGTCTGCTCGATCTCGAAGCGCTGGAAGAACTCGACACCGCCGGTGCGCAGCTGTTGCTCGCGACCCAGCGTCATTTCGAGGCCGCTGGCGGCAGCTTGAAGGTGCAGGGCCCGGCCGCCGCGGTGACCGAGGTGCTCGAGCTGTTGCGCCTGGAAACCCTGTACCCCGATGTCCTACTGGCCCATCGCTGAAAGGAAACCGTGATGCTTGATGGCGAACAATGGAGCCAGCTGTTGCTGAGCTTCGTCGACGAGGCCCGCGACCTGGCCAAGCAGGCTGAAGAGTACCTGCTGCAGCTCGACGAATGCCCGACCGACGACGAGGCGATCAACGGGCTGTTCCGTGCGATGCACACGCTCAAAGGCTCGGCGGGGCTGTTTTCGCTCGCGCCGCTGGTGGGCTTCACCCATCACCTGGAAAACCTGCTGATGGCGGTGCGTGACGGCGCCCAGAGCCTGTCGCCGGCACTGATCTCGCTGATGCTGCGCTGCCTGGACGAGATCAGCGCGATGATCGAGCTGATCGACACTGACAAGGGCGAGCTGTTGGTCGACGACAGCCGCCAGCAGCCGCTGCTGGCCGAGCTGGCCAATTGCACGGGTGCTGCGCCCCAGGCGCAGCAGATTCCAGTGGTCATGCTGCCCGAGGACAGCTGCAGCAGCCGTGGACGCCTGGAGCGTTGCAGCACCTGCGACGCCGATGGCGCCTGGCACATTTCGCTGCGCTTTCACGCCGATCTGCTGCGAAACGGCTTCGAACCCAGTTCGTTCGTGCGCTTTCTGAGTCGCCTGGGCGACATCCTGCATCTGCAAACGGTCACCGAATCACTGCCACCACTGGCCGAGCTGCAGCCGGAGAGCTGTTACCTCGGCCTGGAAATCGCGCTGTGCACGCCGGCCGGCAAGGCGGAGATCGAGGAAGTCTTCGAGTTCATCGATGATTTCTGCACCCTGCGGATCCTGCCGCCGACCAGTGAGCTCGAGGATTATCTGCAGTTGATCCACGACCTGCCCGAGGCCGATGCACAGATCGGCCGTATCCTGGTTGCCAGTGGTCTGCTGACCGAGCGCGAGCTCGAAGAAGGGCTGGCCCTGCAGGCTGCCGAAACGGTCGAGGTCAAGCCGCCGCTGGGCACCGTGCTGGTCAACGAAGGCATCGTTGCGCCGCAGGCAGTTAACGCCGCCCTGGCCAAGCAGCAGGTGGCGCGCGAGAAGCGCAGCCAGGAAAGCAGCCAGATCCGTGTGGCGGCCAACAAGCTGGACGAGCTGATCAATCTGGTCGGCGAGCTGGTCATCAGCGCCGCCGGTGCGCAGCTGCGTGCCCGCTCGCATGGCGATGCCAGCTGCATCGAGAGCACCCAGACGGTCAACCAGCACGTCGAGCTGATCCGCGAGGCGGCGTTGAAGCTGCGCATGATCGAGATCGGCGACACCTTCAATCGCTTCCAGCGCGTGGTGCGCGACGTCAGCCAGCAGCTCGGCAAGGATATTCGCCTGGAGATCCGTGGCGCTGACACCGAGCTCGACAAGGCGGTCATCGACAAGCTGGCCGACCCGCTGACGCACCTGGTGCGCAACGCCATCGACCACGGTATCGAGTCGGCCGAGGGCCGTATCGCTGCCGGTAAAACGGTCGAGGGCCATCTGCGCCTGGATGCCTATCACGAGTCGGGGATGATCGTGATCGAAGTCGCCGACGATGGGCGCGGCCTCAACACCGCGCGCATTCGTGAGAAAGCGATCGCTCGCGGTCTGATCGATGCCCAGGCGAATCTGCCCGAGGCCGATATCCAGGCGTTGATCTTTGCCGCCGGGTTCTCCACCGCCGAGAGCGTTTCCGACCTGTCCGGCCGCGGCGTGGGGCTGGATGTGGTGCGCAGCGCCATCGATGCCTTGCGCGGCACCATCGAGATCGATTCAAGAGAGGGGCAGGGCTGCACCTTCCGCATCCGCCTGCCGCTGACGTTGGCGATCATCGACGGGTTCCTCGTCAGCCTCGGCGACGATTACTTCGTGATCCCGCTGGACATGG includes the following:
- a CDS encoding response regulator gives rise to the protein MKRVALIDDHGLVRAGLRALVQDQPGYEVVAEGADGSEVHGILSRLEPDILLLDISMKHMSGLDALRQWRMEFPNVQILILSMHTTADYVLQALRLGASGYLLKDAAAQELELALGALSRNESYLSPGIAQTVIQSAVIEGGQRPQPAAPALTPRQLEILRLIVRGVSTREIANGLGLSVKTVDAHRAQIMDRLNLHDVPSLVLYALRKGLVSAED
- a CDS encoding histidine kinase: MAALHAGLVVLGGIWLSARLPAASSWSLLIVLVLSTTVMWLAGHAIARSALNEQPATGGLALADVSHSSQRSLASDVDQASAYPPRIYERMVASLPDGVVIIRNGQIRYRNAAAEQLFNPSHQASPAAGNLDRYIMAQQRPLEAERLSRLQCGVIDPVCFRHVTLLRSDGSPFQAEVSELLLENDGHHDVLLLLRDISESERMRAELEQANLRLQHLSQRLMEVQESQRRQLARDLHDDIGQQLTGLKLHLQRLGTSLAHEPALAARVSHLSDAADEALHKVRSLSLALHPLQLETLGLQAAVHWHLSRFLEAAHTRWSLKFDGETVDLSPDIALVAFRIVQEAVNNVARHARASCVDVCIHRTENALRVEVVDDGVGFDCKAARARAESLGLTSMEERVAALSGDLHIASLSGVGTRVSVNLPIADRTPRNGVHA
- a CDS encoding methyl-accepting chemotaxis protein — protein: MFAYPALWIGIATGLAGLAIGSPWIVGAGSAICVASAVALRPRAARALAGPEPMTAPTVAVPAVEPLLSAVLPTWDKNLGQVRDIQQTSVRQLFEHFAGLSDRLSQTLSNSDNVIGGDGMTSSLRQAQNRLNEVTSAFHAASGRKAELLGTISDLNSYASELQSMAKHVQDIASQTNLLALNAAIEAARAGDYGRGFSVVADEVRKLSTLSAETGQRMGNKVSEINQAIRATVTAADELTTSERDNLSYLDSVAGDVMQGLGQSLNELSVTSLQLQQETRVTRATIEEIVVHLQFQDRTDQMLDHLQHDMQRLDQAVRAGDDRVNDPQRWLRELHQHFTTDEERHGKARSKSSGDDVTFF
- a CDS encoding response regulator, coding for MAKTILIVDDSLSMRQLVKMTLTGAGHQVIEAVDGKDALTKLNGQKINLIISDVNMPNLDGIGLVKAVKANAAYRFTPIVMLTTESEQGKKAEGQAAGAKAWIVKPFQPQQLLTAVDKLVG
- a CDS encoding STAS domain-containing protein is translated as MLEINYDRSVEPARLRLSGSLTIYEVGEAHTTLLGMLGKTDASPCLLDLEALEELDTAGAQLLLATQRHFEAAGGSLKVQGPAAAVTEVLELLRLETLYPDVLLAHR
- a CDS encoding chemotaxis protein CheA, which produces MLDGEQWSQLLLSFVDEARDLAKQAEEYLLQLDECPTDDEAINGLFRAMHTLKGSAGLFSLAPLVGFTHHLENLLMAVRDGAQSLSPALISLMLRCLDEISAMIELIDTDKGELLVDDSRQQPLLAELANCTGAAPQAQQIPVVMLPEDSCSSRGRLERCSTCDADGAWHISLRFHADLLRNGFEPSSFVRFLSRLGDILHLQTVTESLPPLAELQPESCYLGLEIALCTPAGKAEIEEVFEFIDDFCTLRILPPTSELEDYLQLIHDLPEADAQIGRILVASGLLTERELEEGLALQAAETVEVKPPLGTVLVNEGIVAPQAVNAALAKQQVAREKRSQESSQIRVAANKLDELINLVGELVISAAGAQLRARSHGDASCIESTQTVNQHVELIREAALKLRMIEIGDTFNRFQRVVRDVSQQLGKDIRLEIRGADTELDKAVIDKLADPLTHLVRNAIDHGIESAEGRIAAGKTVEGHLRLDAYHESGMIVIEVADDGRGLNTARIREKAIARGLIDAQANLPEADIQALIFAAGFSTAESVSDLSGRGVGLDVVRSAIDALRGTIEIDSREGQGCTFRIRLPLTLAIIDGFLVSLGDDYFVIPLDMVTECLEMDTEQLSCGAYGYLNLRGKPLPCLSLAAHFNLPESHGKRRNIVVVSQGRQQAGLIVDHLHGELQTVIKPLGQLFQHLQGIGGSTILGTGQVALILDIPSLFRYLQNHVDANPAAQRISQSRQDLAGQ